The Porphyromonadaceae bacterium W3.11 DNA window TCACACGATTATCACCCATAGGAGAAATATAGCCCGTAAGCTTAATATTCATAGTGCTTCTGGTCTTACCATATATGCTATCATGAATAAGCTTGTGTCATTAGATGATATTAAAGACCTATAACGTGAGAAGTGAATGTGCTGGGATTTATATCCATGTCCCATTTTGTGTTACAAAGTGTCCTTATTGTGATTTTTATTCTGTAGAGGGGGTCAAGTATCAGAGCGGATTTGTAAAGGCTTTGAAGGTGGAGGCTGTGAAACGCTCATATGAGCTAGAGGGTGTACCTATTCAAAGTGTTTATTTTGGAGGGGGAACACCGTCTCTGCTTAGTCATATCGAAGTAGGGGAGATCTTACAGACTTTGAGATCTTCATATCTTCTAGAGGATGATATAGAGATCACTATGGAATGTAATCCTGGTGATTTGTCACAGATGGATGTGGAGAAGCACATGGCTCATGGGGTCAACCGATTTAGTATTGGAGCTCAGTCCTTTCAGCCTAAGTTGTTAAATACCTTGGGACGGAGGCACAAGAGAGAAGATACCATAAGAATGTATGGCTATTTTCAGAACCTAGGGGTGAAGAATATCTCTCTAGACCTTATCTATGGTATCCCTGAGGAGACTCTTGAGGATCTAGAAGCTGATTTGGATCAAATTATAGCTATGGACCCTGAGCATATTTCTACATACCACTTGATTTATGAAGAGGGGACTCCCTTTTTTAGAGCCCTTGAGAGTGGGCAACTTCAGGAGGTGGATGAGGGAATGAGTCTAAAGATGTCAAGCATCGTCCAAAAGAGATTAGTAGAGGCGGGCTATGAGCATTATGAGATATCTAACTTTGCCAAGCCAGGTAGGCGGTCGCGACATAATTCATCTTATTGGCAAGGCATACCCTATATCGGCTTAGGACCTTCAGCACATAGTTATATTCATCCATGGAGGTCATACAATCCCTCTGATGTAGATGAGTATAATCGTCAGCTAATGAGAGGAGCCGGTTTTCTCAATAGAAGCTATGAGTATATTTCTGGAGAAGTGGAGTTCGAGGAGTATCTTTTGACACGAATGAGAACTATAGAGGGTATCTCTCTGGCGGATATAAAGGAGATGGGTAAAGAACTGGATCAGACACAGGTTAAGATGATGATAGATAGAGGCTGGTTAACTCAGTCTGGTGATCGATTACGGTTGACTGAGGTTGGGATCAACCTATCTGATGCTATCATTTTACAGCTCTCATTATCATAATTCTTAGCAAGACAAGGATGAGGTAACGTATATATCTTACGTGTAGAAGTGCAGATATTAAAAAGGTTGTACCGATGGTAAAATCGGTACAACCTTTTTGCTTTATCTAAAAAAGAATTTTGTTACTTGATAGTGTTGCAAGAAGTGCAACATCCTTTATACGAGTTATTTATACGAGACCCACTTGATCATCTCCTTAACGGATGGCTTCTTACCGTACATTAATAGTCCAACTCGGAATATCTTAGCGGCTAGCCATACCATCACTAATGTGGTGACTACCATCATTATGGTAGAAACTACTATCTGCCATACTGGTGGATCAAATGGAAGGCGAACCATCATTACGTTAGGCCCGATAAATGGTATGAATGATCCCCATAATGCTAGTGGTCCAAATGGATTATCAGCAGAGTAGAATGCTGCATAAAAACCAAACAGCATGAACAGAGTGATAGGCATCGTCATCTGGCTTACATCTTCGTCCGAATCCATAGCTGCACCAATCGCTGCAAAGATACTTGCGAAAGATAGGTAAGCACAAATAAAGTAAAAGATAAAGGCAATGAACATACCTCCGAAGTTAAAGTTAGAAAGTGGCAGGATGATCTCTTGAATCATTTCAGGATCAAAGTCTCCTGCAGTTGACATATTTGCAGACAGCTGCTGGAGGTCAAGCGTTGCACTTCCTATCATAAAAACTTGTGAGAGGATGAACGCTAGCACCAATAAGATCGCCCATAGCATTAC harbors:
- the hemW gene encoding radical SAM family heme chaperone HemW — encoded protein: MILKTYNVRSECAGIYIHVPFCVTKCPYCDFYSVEGVKYQSGFVKALKVEAVKRSYELEGVPIQSVYFGGGTPSLLSHIEVGEILQTLRSSYLLEDDIEITMECNPGDLSQMDVEKHMAHGVNRFSIGAQSFQPKLLNTLGRRHKREDTIRMYGYFQNLGVKNISLDLIYGIPEETLEDLEADLDQIIAMDPEHISTYHLIYEEGTPFFRALESGQLQEVDEGMSLKMSSIVQKRLVEAGYEHYEISNFAKPGRRSRHNSSYWQGIPYIGLGPSAHSYIHPWRSYNPSDVDEYNRQLMRGAGFLNRSYEYISGEVEFEEYLLTRMRTIEGISLADIKEMGKELDQTQVKMMIDRGWLTQSGDRLRLTEVGINLSDAIILQLSLS